The genomic window GCAACAGCTGATCGAAAAGATGCAAATCAATGGTTCTTTTCATTTAAATGCAGCAGACAGGAAAATCCGAAAGCCTGTATTTTCATCGACGGAATTACCACTGGCATTTTCTATTAATAAAGATGGAACGCAGTATCAGCTAACGATTAAAAATCTATTTCAACCATTTCTGAGTCATTACCATTGGGGGATCTCCGGTGATACGATTTATCTACTGACTAGGGAACAGGAAGAAATTTATAGTATATTAACACAGCTGTTGAAGCGAATGGAACGCCCGGAAGTAGTCTATGAACAGGAGCAGCTATCTGATTTATTCAGCTCGGTTATGCCTTTGCTGGAAAAATTAGGGAAGGTGTCTGTAGCAGAAAATGTCGAGCAAGCCTTGGTCATTGAGCCGTTACGCGTAAAGCTTATTTTTAGAAAAATCAAAAATATGCTAGATGTTCGTGTCGATTACTGTTATGGGACAACTGTTTTTTCTACAGATGCTAAGCATACATCCACACCAGATCAAGAAAGAGAAGTAATTAGAGATACTGGAAAAGAATCGGTTGTTACGAAGTTGCTAGAGAAATACTCTTATACAGAAAAAGAAACCGGTTATGGCAAGCTATTACCAAGTGGTGAGCGGTTGTATTACTTTTTTAAAGTAGAAATTCCGGCATTTCAAAAATTGGGCGAAGTGTTGATGGGCAAAAAGCTTCGGGAGTTATATTTAGATGCTAAAAGTCATCAACCGACGATCGAGGTCTCAGACTCTGATTCATGGTTGGATGTGCGTTTTGATATCGTTGGCGTGGATGAGCAGGAAATCGATGCCGTTTTGGCCAGCCTGCTAAGAAATGATTCGTTTTACACACTTGAATCAGGTGAGATACTTTCCTTTGATTCAGAGGAGTTCTATCAAACCAGTGAAATTCTTGAAAAGCTTCGTCAAAATATGAAAAATCATAGAGGAAAAATCCAGCTGCCAAAAAATCAAGGCTTAATTCTTGAACATATGCTAGAAGGAAATGCGCAAGCGATGTTTTCTGACTCATTTAATCAGCTTGTTAAAGATTTGACAGCACCAGAGGACTTCGAGGCACAGGTGCCAAAAAATCTTCATGCTGAACTAAGAAATTATCAGGTTGAAGGCTTCAAATGGTTAAAAATGCTTGGACATTACGGCTTTGGCGGAGTACTTGCTGATGAGATGGGTTTAGGGAAAACGATTCAAATGATTACCTACTTACTGTCAGAAAAGGAAGAAGGGAAGTTGAAGCATCCAGCTGTGGTTATTGCTCCAGCAAGTTTGATTTATAACTGGTCGGCAGAGCTTAAAAAATTTGCGCCTGATTTGAATGAGCTAGTTATCACAGGTCAAAAGGAAAATCGCCTGACCTTGTTGGAGAAGGCAGAAAAGCAGGATGTGTTGATCACTTCATATAATAGCTTCCGTCAAGATGTAGAAATCTATGAGCAATTGACACTTGATTATTTAGTTCTTGATGAGGCACAGATGGTTAAAAATAGTGGGACAAAGACAGCTCAGGCCTTACGTCAGCTGAATATTCCACAGCGATTTGCTTTGAGTGGGACCCCAATAGAAAATTCCTTGGACGAGCTGTGGTCTGTTTTCCAGTTGGTATTGCCAGGCTTGTTTCCCAAAAAATTGGCATTTAGAGAACTAAGTCCCGAAGAAGTAGCGAAAATGATTCGTCCGTTCATATTGAGACGAGATAAGAAAAATGTATTGGCTGACCTTCCGGATAAAATCGAGAATAATCTATACAGTACTTTGACCGAAGAGCAAAAGGCTGTGTATCTTGCTTATCTCAGAAAGATGCAGGAAGATATCAGTCAAATGGATGGGGAAGAGTTCAAGAAAAATCGTATCAGTATTTTAGCCGGATTGACACGCTTACGCCAAATTTGTTGTGATCCGCGTCTGTTCATGGATGATTACCATGGTAGCTCAGGCAAATTAGAGCAGGTAAAAATATTTTTGCAGACGGCGAAGGAAAATGGCAGAAGGGTACTCTTATTTTCTCAATTTACCAGTATGCTAAGCATTATAGAAGCTGAGTTGAATGAACAGGGACTTGAAACATTCTATTTGCGAGGTAGCACTAGCCCAATCGATCGAATCAACATGGTTAATGCTTTCAATGAAGGAGAAAAGGATGTCTTCTTGATTTCACTAAAAGCAGGTGGTACAGGACTCAACCTTGTAGGGGGCGACACAGTTGTTTTATACGATTTATGGTGGAATCCGGCTGTTGAGGAACAGGCTGCAGGACGCGCCCATCGAATGGGTCAAAAGAAAGTCGTTGAAGTCTATCGGATGATTGCCGAAGGAACCATTGAAGAAAAAATGGATCAGCTACAGCAGGAAAAACGAGAGCTATTCCAAAAAGTCATCCAAGGAAATGAGCAGCAACTCAACAAAATGACCGAAGATGATATCCGGTCAATTCTGAGTATGGGAGATGAGGGCTAGACATCAGCTTCATATTGCGACGAGGAAAAAAGATGAAAATAAAAGAAATTTATGCGCTACAAGAGATTATTGATGTAACTCAAGATTCAGTGAAATATGACCGTTGGTATAACGAGCTTTTGAATAAAACGGAAGACGAGTTAACTGAAAATGATGTCTATATGATGTTTACTCAGCGTGTGCTGGAAGAGTTAGCGGTCAAAAAGGCAATTGCATTTGTTGAAGCTGATCCCTTAGCTGGTACAATGTGGGACGGACAGAGTTTAGAACAATTGGCTGAGGCACCGCTAGAGAAATTGCTTTCTTATAAAATGGAGCTGAAAAAGTTGTCATTGCTTGTTGAAGCATCCATTGATTCCTCTCTGTGGGATTTTGATTTTGAGGAAAAAGAATTTATGGAACGATTCGAGAAGTTCAAAATTAGGATAGCTGATTTGTAATACCTC from Enterococcus sp. 9E7_DIV0242 includes these protein-coding regions:
- a CDS encoding contact-dependent growth inhibition system immunity protein, whose amino-acid sequence is MKIKEIYALQEIIDVTQDSVKYDRWYNELLNKTEDELTENDVYMMFTQRVLEELAVKKAIAFVEADPLAGTMWDGQSLEQLAEAPLEKLLSYKMELKKLSLLVEASIDSSLWDFDFEEKEFMERFEKFKIRIADL
- a CDS encoding DEAD/DEAH box helicase; its protein translation is MRWSIPDRIITRGREYLNEGRVLSVVQDWEKQIWYGEVLGSELYLVELDGSPKEQDRCECPYWHEQGYCKHTVAVELYLRSKGIPRVMKNKPDAVISTKKTSNAEMFTKGFAKLQGPLEQKQVPSLIVEYTVDTIETNSYYPELALLGVSLRVGIREAKKKTYIIKNIGEFFQKIQKEELLSLNKQQTVRLTQEAFSEKDKEIIAQLTLIYQTSLLLGSKGLQVNGKLDKRYILLPVEQAQQLIEKMQINGSFHLNAADRKIRKPVFSSTELPLAFSINKDGTQYQLTIKNLFQPFLSHYHWGISGDTIYLLTREQEEIYSILTQLLKRMERPEVVYEQEQLSDLFSSVMPLLEKLGKVSVAENVEQALVIEPLRVKLIFRKIKNMLDVRVDYCYGTTVFSTDAKHTSTPDQEREVIRDTGKESVVTKLLEKYSYTEKETGYGKLLPSGERLYYFFKVEIPAFQKLGEVLMGKKLRELYLDAKSHQPTIEVSDSDSWLDVRFDIVGVDEQEIDAVLASLLRNDSFYTLESGEILSFDSEEFYQTSEILEKLRQNMKNHRGKIQLPKNQGLILEHMLEGNAQAMFSDSFNQLVKDLTAPEDFEAQVPKNLHAELRNYQVEGFKWLKMLGHYGFGGVLADEMGLGKTIQMITYLLSEKEEGKLKHPAVVIAPASLIYNWSAELKKFAPDLNELVITGQKENRLTLLEKAEKQDVLITSYNSFRQDVEIYEQLTLDYLVLDEAQMVKNSGTKTAQALRQLNIPQRFALSGTPIENSLDELWSVFQLVLPGLFPKKLAFRELSPEEVAKMIRPFILRRDKKNVLADLPDKIENNLYSTLTEEQKAVYLAYLRKMQEDISQMDGEEFKKNRISILAGLTRLRQICCDPRLFMDDYHGSSGKLEQVKIFLQTAKENGRRVLLFSQFTSMLSIIEAELNEQGLETFYLRGSTSPIDRINMVNAFNEGEKDVFLISLKAGGTGLNLVGGDTVVLYDLWWNPAVEEQAAGRAHRMGQKKVVEVYRMIAEGTIEEKMDQLQQEKRELFQKVIQGNEQQLNKMTEDDIRSILSMGDEG